Proteins co-encoded in one Bacillus sp. FSL H8-0547 genomic window:
- a CDS encoding iron chelate uptake ABC transporter family permease subunit, which translates to MMEELIYQLQNQNTQWVLVGTMLLGLASGVLGSFALLRKQSLIGDAMAHAALPGVCMAYLLYGSKSLLWFLVGAAVSGMLAAWLIGVIIKNSRIKEDSALGLVLSVFFGFGIVLLTYIQHNRGGNQSGLSDFIFGKAASMVGQDVQIITWIAAALLLLTALFFKEFKLLTFDPQFAKGIGLPTTFLNGLLMVLIVCAVVIGLQTVGVILMAAMLITPAIAARYWTDKLGHMVLIAGLIGGISGVAGTLLSTTTDGMATGPLIIVAATILFLISLVFAPKRGLVSKAVKQWKLKRKTSVEQLLLSFYDVTENAGVNGAFSLEDVLSKRKVSQSLINKSVKELEKKKLVMQVGSDQWRLTDSGLKHAYELTLNQRLYEMYLMHEMELAQLQLKSRDDVDVEKMSFDMKKRLMGLLKDHSREPKLLPKTANALNRKEWQVQ; encoded by the coding sequence ATGATGGAGGAATTAATCTATCAGCTGCAAAATCAAAATACGCAGTGGGTGCTTGTCGGAACAATGCTTCTCGGTCTTGCAAGCGGAGTCCTTGGAAGCTTCGCTCTTCTTAGAAAACAGAGCCTGATCGGCGATGCAATGGCCCATGCCGCTCTGCCCGGAGTTTGTATGGCATATCTCCTATACGGTTCTAAATCATTGCTGTGGTTTCTTGTTGGAGCTGCGGTTTCGGGAATGCTTGCCGCATGGCTGATTGGGGTCATTATCAAGAACTCAAGAATAAAAGAGGATTCAGCCCTTGGCCTTGTTTTGTCCGTTTTCTTTGGGTTTGGGATTGTGCTGCTGACTTATATTCAGCATAACCGGGGGGGAAATCAGAGCGGACTGAGTGATTTTATATTTGGAAAAGCGGCATCCATGGTCGGTCAGGATGTTCAGATTATTACTTGGATTGCAGCTGCCCTGCTCCTCCTTACCGCTCTTTTCTTTAAAGAGTTCAAATTATTGACGTTTGATCCTCAATTTGCAAAAGGAATTGGCCTGCCGACAACATTTCTGAATGGCCTGCTGATGGTCCTGATTGTCTGCGCAGTTGTAATCGGCCTCCAGACGGTTGGTGTTATTTTAATGGCAGCCATGCTGATCACTCCGGCGATTGCTGCAAGATATTGGACGGATAAGCTTGGACATATGGTTCTTATTGCAGGGCTTATAGGAGGGATTTCAGGTGTTGCAGGGACTCTTCTCAGCACGACAACAGACGGAATGGCGACCGGGCCGCTGATTATTGTTGCAGCGACGATTCTGTTTTTGATATCCCTTGTTTTTGCACCGAAAAGGGGCCTCGTGTCCAAAGCGGTGAAACAGTGGAAACTGAAAAGGAAAACGTCTGTTGAACAGCTTCTTCTCTCTTTTTACGATGTGACGGAGAATGCCGGTGTGAATGGGGCATTTTCCCTCGAAGATGTTCTCAGTAAAAGAAAGGTTTCCCAAAGTCTGATCAATAAATCGGTCAAGGAACTTGAAAAGAAGAAGCTTGTCATGCAGGTCGGGAGCGATCAATGGAGATTGACAGACAGCGGTTTGAAGCATGCTTATGAGCTGACCTTGAATCAGAGGCTGTATGAGATGTATTTGATGCACGAAATGGAGCTTGCCCAGCTTCAGCTTAAAAGCAGGGACGATGTCGATGTGGAGAAAATGTCGTTCGATATGAAGAAGAGGCTGATGGGCCTTTTGAAAGATCACAGCAGAGAGCCGAAACTGCTGCCAAAAACCGCAAATGCTTTAAATAGAAAGGAGTGGCAGGTTCAATGA
- a CDS encoding metal ABC transporter permease, whose product MSYDAWILLTGSLVGITCAIIGCFLILRRMAMLADAISHSVLLGIVGAYFVSKSLDGVSMFIGAAIVGLLTAFLVQVLNAKGVQSDAAIGVVFTSLFAVGVILLSLFGGNIHLDVDHALMGEITFIPWNTLTLAGMDVGPKAVWMLGSVLVINLILIALFYKEFKITSFDPQMAAAIGIPVLVMHYLQMGMLSITTVASFDSVGAILVVAMLIVPASAAYLLTDKLSHMLVISSGIGVLSAVLGYWSATWLNVSIAGAMATAAGAIFFLAFLFSPTHGMLAKWLAKRNFASASE is encoded by the coding sequence ATGAGTTATGATGCATGGATTCTTTTGACAGGATCGCTCGTCGGCATTACATGTGCGATCATTGGCTGTTTTCTGATTCTCAGGCGAATGGCGATGCTTGCTGATGCGATCAGCCACTCTGTTCTGCTTGGCATAGTCGGTGCCTATTTTGTCAGCAAGAGTCTTGACGGCGTTTCTATGTTTATAGGGGCAGCTATAGTCGGCCTTCTGACAGCTTTTTTAGTCCAGGTGCTGAATGCGAAAGGGGTTCAGTCCGATGCGGCAATTGGAGTCGTATTCACATCCCTCTTTGCCGTCGGAGTTATTTTGCTGTCGCTTTTTGGAGGGAATATACATCTTGATGTCGATCATGCATTAATGGGGGAAATCACCTTTATTCCGTGGAATACCCTTACACTTGCAGGAATGGATGTTGGGCCAAAAGCGGTCTGGATGCTTGGTTCGGTCCTTGTGATTAATCTCATTCTGATCGCGCTGTTTTATAAGGAGTTCAAAATAACGTCTTTTGATCCTCAAATGGCAGCTGCCATTGGCATCCCTGTCCTTGTGATGCATTATCTGCAAATGGGGATGCTCTCGATTACAACGGTAGCTTCCTTTGACAGTGTCGGAGCGATATTAGTGGTTGCGATGCTGATTGTTCCTGCTTCAGCGGCCTATCTGCTGACAGATAAACTGTCGCATATGCTCGTGATCAGCTCAGGTATTGGTGTTCTGTCTGCCGTTCTTGGCTATTGGTCGGCAACTTGGCTGAATGTTTCCATAGCCGGCGCAATGGCAACAGCAGCAGGGGCAATCTTTTTCCTGGCCTTTCTTTTTTCGCCAACACACGGCATGCTTGCAAAATGGCTTGCAAAAAGAAATTTTGCTTCTGCCAGTGAATAA
- a CDS encoding DUF1540 domain-containing protein, with product MPREVRCEVNNCEYWGNGNQCTADAIYVVSHRGDTASRSEETDCKTFKPHDL from the coding sequence ATGCCAAGAGAAGTAAGGTGCGAAGTAAATAACTGTGAGTACTGGGGCAATGGCAACCAGTGTACGGCTGATGCCATTTATGTTGTGAGCCATAGAGGCGACACGGCTTCACGCAGTGAAGAGACAGACTGTAAAACATTTAAACCTCATGATTTGTAA
- a CDS encoding cytochrome d ubiquinol oxidase subunit II — protein sequence MTTDALLAITVVWGFVFIYAVMATMDFGAGFWSMVYINKERTNATNIANRYLSPTWEVTNVFIVAIVVALFSFFPGATFILGTVLLIPGSIILLLLAIRSGFLVFSHYSKSGYGKLLTYVSGISGFIIPAILLLVLPITHGGYIEVIDGAHQLQLDKLFTSPNAYAFSGFAITSTLFLSSLLLSDYSNVANEPEAYKVYRRDALILGPLSLVMGFLIMLTLRNEANWLYTNMMEYLPFLIGSVAMFVIAGGALFLPSQKDKKKLGRPRLAVVAVVIQYFLASYAYGRAHLPYMLYPDVTIQDGFTHPNTFHAVFITYIVGFLILFPGFFYFWRLFMKDKRYLDQKES from the coding sequence ATGACAACAGATGCTCTGCTTGCCATTACGGTTGTCTGGGGATTTGTCTTTATCTATGCTGTTATGGCGACGATGGACTTTGGAGCGGGATTTTGGTCCATGGTTTACATCAACAAAGAACGGACAAACGCAACAAACATTGCCAATCGCTATTTATCGCCAACCTGGGAGGTAACGAATGTTTTTATCGTTGCAATTGTTGTCGCCCTGTTCAGTTTTTTTCCGGGGGCAACGTTTATCCTGGGCACTGTGCTTTTGATTCCGGGCAGCATCATTCTGCTGCTGCTCGCAATCCGAAGCGGTTTTCTCGTTTTTTCCCACTATTCAAAATCAGGATACGGCAAACTGCTGACGTACGTTTCAGGGATCTCCGGCTTTATCATACCGGCAATCCTGCTTTTAGTCCTTCCGATTACACATGGCGGCTACATTGAAGTAATCGACGGCGCCCATCAGCTTCAGCTTGATAAACTTTTCACAAGTCCGAATGCCTATGCATTCAGCGGGTTTGCCATTACGAGCACGCTATTTCTTTCTTCGCTTCTGCTGTCGGATTATTCAAATGTGGCGAATGAACCTGAGGCATATAAAGTATACAGACGGGATGCCCTGATCCTCGGACCGCTTTCGCTTGTAATGGGCTTTCTGATCATGCTTACGCTTCGGAATGAAGCTAACTGGCTTTACACCAACATGATGGAGTATTTGCCATTTTTAATCGGCTCGGTAGCGATGTTTGTCATTGCCGGCGGAGCGCTGTTTCTCCCATCCCAAAAGGATAAGAAAAAACTTGGCCGCCCGAGGCTTGCTGTAGTAGCGGTCGTCATTCAGTATTTTCTGGCAAGCTACGCCTATGGCCGGGCACATCTGCCTTACATGCTCTATCCTGATGTGACCATACAAGACGGCTTTACACACCCGAACACGTTTCATGCCGTCTTTATCACCTACATCGTCGGATTCCTCATCCTTTTCCCTGGCTTCTTCTATTTCTGGCGGCTGTTCATGAAAGACAAACGCTATTTGGATCAAAAAGAAAGCTGA
- a CDS encoding cytochrome ubiquinol oxidase subunit I, with amino-acid sequence MDDLVLARSLFGTTMGFHIIFASLGVGLPLMILIAELLFQKTKDPDYAVMAKRWTKGQAVLLGVAIPTGTIAGVQLALLWPGFMEVIGRVMALPFQIEIYAFFVEALFMSIYVYAADRISPRMRIVSVSLVLIGAAASAILITNVHAFEGTPAGFRIENGEIVDVDPWAAFFNPSFIVTAGHVVVSAFMTGAFVIASIAAYKMLRNMKNERLYKFHRKALMMGLIVGGIFSFLTALNGHESAQMLHEYQPEKLAAAEGLFETQRYAPLAVGGFTDRETQEVKWGIEIPWALSFLADNSFETEVIGLNDFPEEYWPPLFVHTLFNAMVGIGSLLILLSLIGFFWYKILKRPHFPKWLLVLFVPSGILSMLAIEFGWIFACTGRQPWVIYRLLKTEDVVTASGQIGTLFILFTLVYAILGLAVILVLVYYFKRNPVENELDKRGDGDGVSVY; translated from the coding sequence ATGGATGATCTCGTACTTGCCAGATCCTTGTTCGGGACGACAATGGGCTTTCATATTATTTTTGCATCGCTTGGTGTAGGCCTCCCTCTAATGATTTTAATAGCAGAGCTTCTTTTTCAAAAAACGAAGGATCCTGATTATGCCGTGATGGCAAAACGGTGGACAAAAGGACAGGCCGTGCTGCTCGGTGTTGCTATCCCTACAGGAACGATTGCAGGCGTGCAGCTTGCCTTGCTGTGGCCGGGATTCATGGAAGTTATCGGCCGGGTTATGGCCCTTCCTTTTCAGATTGAAATTTATGCCTTTTTTGTGGAGGCGCTGTTTATGTCCATTTATGTGTATGCTGCAGACCGCATCTCCCCGAGAATGAGGATTGTCAGTGTATCACTTGTTTTAATCGGGGCCGCAGCATCTGCGATTCTCATTACAAATGTCCATGCGTTTGAAGGAACTCCCGCGGGCTTCCGAATTGAAAATGGAGAAATCGTTGATGTTGATCCTTGGGCTGCATTTTTCAATCCAAGCTTCATCGTAACGGCTGGACATGTCGTTGTTTCTGCATTTATGACCGGCGCATTTGTTATTGCTTCAATTGCTGCGTATAAAATGCTCCGAAACATGAAAAATGAGAGGCTATACAAGTTTCACCGCAAGGCGCTCATGATGGGGCTGATTGTCGGAGGCATTTTCTCATTTTTGACCGCTTTGAATGGACACGAATCTGCCCAGATGCTGCATGAATATCAGCCTGAGAAGCTTGCTGCAGCAGAAGGGCTATTTGAAACGCAGCGCTATGCTCCGCTTGCTGTCGGCGGATTTACAGACAGAGAAACCCAGGAAGTCAAATGGGGAATTGAAATTCCGTGGGCACTCAGCTTTTTGGCAGACAACAGCTTTGAGACAGAAGTCATTGGATTAAATGACTTTCCGGAAGAATATTGGCCTCCGCTGTTTGTCCATACCCTGTTTAATGCCATGGTGGGAATCGGAAGCCTGCTGATTCTCCTTTCCCTGATCGGATTTTTCTGGTACAAAATTCTGAAGCGGCCCCATTTTCCGAAATGGCTGCTTGTACTGTTTGTACCATCAGGTATTCTGTCCATGCTTGCAATTGAGTTTGGCTGGATTTTCGCTTGTACAGGAAGACAGCCTTGGGTGATTTACCGTCTGCTCAAGACAGAGGATGTGGTGACAGCTTCAGGTCAGATTGGCACGCTCTTTATTTTGTTCACCCTTGTTTATGCGATATTGGGTCTGGCCGTAATTCTTGTGCTTGTCTACTACTTTAAACGCAATCCGGTTGAAAATGAGCTAGATAAGCGAGGAGACGGAGATGGCGTCAGTGTTTATTAA
- a CDS encoding type B 50S ribosomal protein L31, with product MKQGIHPDYHKVVYMDTNSGFTFLSGSTQKSNETTEWEDGNTYPLIKLEISSDTHPFYTGRQKFADRDGRAERFKKKYNM from the coding sequence ATGAAACAGGGTATCCATCCGGATTATCATAAAGTTGTATATATGGACACAAACAGCGGTTTTACATTTTTGAGCGGTTCTACTCAAAAATCGAATGAAACAACAGAGTGGGAAGACGGCAATACGTACCCTCTGATCAAACTTGAAATCAGCTCTGATACACATCCATTCTACACAGGGCGCCAGAAATTCGCAGACCGCGACGGACGCGCAGAGCGCTTCAAGAAAAAATACAACATGTAA
- a CDS encoding CobW family GTP-binding protein: MKKIPVYTISGFLGSGKTTLLVKMADELKNRGQKVGIILNELGDENVEKHLFKDQQVHELLNGCICCTIQDDLVTTLKAFKAEQSVDVLLIEGTGVANPLEIKDVLLSPALFDDYELLSMIGIVDASHYLDYQSMFSSSKEIRSLLKEQIISSDLLILNKIDLARDKDLEKVKKKIRKTVPEDVEMYDASYGNVPFEKLIEQRHAALTLSEGAGHHHHHHTIGTIKIENPQVMELSDLESILRDIDGLIRSKGHLIVKGTMREMQYAAGKAVISKEVVESEKPVLILIGQNLPAERIQQLFVKKHI; encoded by the coding sequence ATGAAAAAAATACCCGTTTATACTATAAGCGGTTTTTTGGGAAGCGGCAAAACAACGCTTCTTGTAAAAATGGCGGATGAGCTGAAAAACAGAGGACAAAAAGTAGGCATTATTTTAAATGAACTTGGCGATGAGAACGTTGAGAAGCATTTATTTAAAGATCAGCAGGTCCATGAGCTGTTAAATGGCTGTATTTGCTGCACCATTCAGGATGATCTTGTGACGACGCTCAAAGCATTTAAAGCAGAGCAGTCTGTTGATGTTCTTCTAATAGAAGGAACAGGAGTGGCGAATCCGCTGGAAATTAAAGACGTGCTTCTTTCTCCGGCACTGTTTGATGACTATGAGCTTCTTTCAATGATCGGAATTGTCGATGCCAGTCATTACCTGGACTACCAGAGCATGTTCTCAAGCTCGAAGGAAATCCGCTCTCTGCTGAAAGAACAGATTATTTCTTCTGATTTGCTGATTCTGAACAAAATTGACCTAGCAAGGGATAAAGACCTGGAAAAAGTAAAGAAAAAAATCCGGAAAACTGTTCCGGAAGATGTAGAAATGTATGATGCATCGTATGGAAACGTACCATTTGAAAAACTGATAGAACAGCGCCATGCTGCCCTGACACTCAGTGAGGGAGCAGGGCACCATCACCACCATCACACTATTGGCACAATTAAAATTGAGAATCCGCAGGTCATGGAGCTTTCGGATCTTGAATCCATCCTGAGAGATATAGATGGTTTGATCCGTTCAAAAGGGCATCTTATTGTGAAAGGCACAATGAGGGAGATGCAGTATGCTGCGGGTAAAGCGGTTATATCTAAAGAAGTGGTTGAGAGCGAAAAGCCCGTTCTAATTCTGATTGGGCAGAATCTGCCTGCAGAAAGAATACAGCAGTTATTTGTAAAGAAACACATATAA
- a CDS encoding zinc ABC transporter substrate-binding protein has translation MRKKGLSMALALLLGTALAGCADSGNETTGDEKDKLKVYTTIFPVQDFTEKIGGDAVEVESVYPANADAHTFEPSTKDMVAMAEADAFIYSGVGLEGFAEKATETLQSEDVKIIKAGEGIELAASSHNEEAHAEEEGHDDHAHEEEHADQEGHDDHAKEEEHAAEEEHAHDHGDKDPHIWLDPALAIQMAENIKNSLTELHPESKDEFEKNFTALKADLEKLDADYKETIDAAEKKKILVSHAAYGYWENRYGIEQISVLGLSPTQEPSQKQLQTIVETAKANKINYVIFENNVNSKISDIVKSEIGAESLTLSNLESISEEDAENKEDYFSIMKRNLETLKTALQ, from the coding sequence ATGAGAAAAAAAGGTTTATCTATGGCACTGGCACTGCTGCTTGGAACAGCTCTTGCAGGATGTGCAGACAGCGGAAATGAAACAACCGGGGACGAAAAGGACAAGCTGAAGGTTTATACCACCATCTTCCCTGTTCAGGATTTCACTGAAAAAATCGGAGGAGACGCTGTAGAGGTTGAAAGTGTGTACCCTGCTAATGCAGATGCCCATACGTTTGAACCTTCTACAAAAGATATGGTTGCCATGGCTGAGGCGGATGCCTTTATCTACTCAGGTGTCGGACTTGAAGGATTTGCCGAAAAAGCAACTGAAACCCTGCAGTCAGAAGATGTGAAAATCATCAAAGCGGGCGAAGGAATTGAGCTTGCTGCTTCCTCTCATAACGAAGAAGCACATGCTGAAGAAGAAGGACATGACGACCATGCCCATGAGGAAGAGCATGCTGATCAAGAGGGACATGACGACCATGCTAAAGAAGAGGAGCACGCAGCTGAGGAAGAGCACGCCCATGATCATGGAGATAAAGATCCCCACATCTGGCTTGACCCAGCACTTGCCATCCAAATGGCTGAGAACATTAAAAACAGCCTGACAGAGCTTCATCCGGAATCAAAAGATGAATTCGAGAAAAATTTCACTGCGCTTAAAGCAGATTTAGAAAAACTAGATGCTGATTACAAAGAAACAATCGACGCTGCTGAAAAGAAAAAAATTCTGGTTTCTCATGCTGCGTACGGCTACTGGGAAAACCGCTACGGCATTGAGCAGATCAGCGTTTTAGGACTTTCTCCAACACAGGAGCCATCTCAAAAGCAGCTTCAGACCATCGTTGAAACAGCGAAAGCAAACAAAATCAATTATGTGATTTTTGAGAATAACGTCAACAGCAAAATCTCAGACATTGTGAAAAGTGAAATTGGCGCAGAAAGCCTAACCCTATCCAACCTTGAATCCATTTCAGAAGAAGATGCTGAAAACAAGGAAGACTATTTCAGCATCATGAAGCGCAATCTTGAAACGTTAAAAACTGCTCTTCAATAA
- a CDS encoding GTP-binding protein, which yields MRKQIPVTVLSGYLGAGKTTLLKHILENKENRRIAVIVNDMSEINIDGSLIKNTVSRTEEKLVEMQNGCICCTLREDLMIEVERLVKEGNIDYIVIESSGISEPVPVAQTFTYIDEEIGIDLSAFCRLDTMVTVVDGNRFWEDFSSGENLLDRKQGTDENDTREVIDLLIDQIEFADVLLLNKTDLLEEEDVNELYGVLRKLNPDARILKTAFSHVPLAEIMDTNRFDFEKASQSAGWIKELNEEHVPETEEYGISSFVYRRRKPFHPERFMNWLENWPQDVVRAKGFFWLASRNDTSGLLSQAGTSIMIQGAGEWVAAYTEDERIQTLKDEPELLERWDTEFGDRMTELVFIGIDLKRTDVEASLDECLLTDEEMTSDWSSMHDPLPAFS from the coding sequence ATGAGAAAACAAATTCCCGTTACGGTTTTAAGCGGATATCTTGGAGCCGGAAAAACGACCCTTTTAAAACATATACTTGAGAACAAAGAAAACAGGCGGATCGCTGTAATTGTCAATGATATGAGCGAAATCAACATTGACGGGAGCCTGATTAAAAATACCGTCAGCCGTACAGAAGAAAAACTGGTGGAAATGCAAAACGGCTGCATTTGCTGTACGCTGCGCGAGGATCTGATGATTGAAGTCGAGCGTCTTGTGAAGGAAGGAAACATAGATTATATCGTTATCGAATCATCCGGCATCAGCGAACCGGTGCCTGTTGCCCAGACATTCACCTACATTGACGAGGAGATCGGCATTGATCTGTCTGCATTCTGCCGTTTGGATACAATGGTAACGGTTGTGGACGGGAACCGCTTCTGGGAGGATTTCTCTTCTGGTGAAAATCTTCTTGACCGGAAGCAGGGAACAGATGAAAACGATACAAGAGAAGTCATTGACCTGCTGATTGATCAGATTGAATTTGCTGACGTTCTTCTTCTAAACAAAACAGATTTGCTGGAAGAGGAAGATGTGAATGAATTATATGGTGTACTGAGGAAATTAAATCCGGATGCAAGGATATTGAAAACAGCCTTCAGCCATGTTCCGCTGGCTGAAATTATGGACACTAACAGATTTGACTTTGAAAAAGCCAGCCAGTCCGCCGGCTGGATCAAGGAACTTAACGAAGAGCATGTGCCGGAGACAGAGGAATACGGCATTTCTTCCTTTGTTTACAGAAGACGGAAGCCGTTCCATCCGGAGCGGTTCATGAACTGGCTTGAGAATTGGCCCCAGGATGTAGTGAGAGCAAAAGGTTTTTTCTGGCTTGCATCAAGAAATGATACTTCTGGCCTTCTTTCACAGGCAGGCACCTCCATTATGATTCAGGGAGCAGGAGAATGGGTGGCCGCTTATACGGAGGACGAGCGTATTCAAACACTGAAGGATGAACCTGAGCTGCTTGAACGCTGGGACACGGAATTTGGAGATCGCATGACGGAACTTGTTTTTATCGGGATTGACCTTAAACGGACAGATGTGGAAGCTTCACTTGACGAATGTCTCCTGACAGATGAAGAAATGACATCAGACTGGTCCTCCATGCATGACCCGCTTCCTGCTTTTTCATAA
- a CDS encoding carbonic anhydrase — protein sequence MRLLEEIIEHNSQFVEKRDYEKYQTTKFPDKKMVILTCMDTRLVELLPQAMNVKNGDVKIVKSAGAIVAHPFGSIMRSILVAVMELGADEVCVVGHHDCGMSALNPESFLEKAKNRGITQDKIDTLRYSGIQLDDWLKGFNKVEDSVKHSVDVIRNHPLLPADVPVHGLVIDPSTGKLDLVVDGYGV from the coding sequence ATGAGATTGTTAGAAGAAATTATTGAACACAATTCCCAGTTTGTAGAGAAGAGAGACTACGAAAAATATCAGACGACAAAATTTCCTGACAAAAAAATGGTCATTTTAACTTGTATGGATACAAGACTTGTCGAGCTTCTTCCGCAGGCAATGAACGTCAAGAACGGCGATGTTAAAATTGTCAAAAGTGCAGGTGCGATTGTTGCCCATCCGTTTGGGAGTATCATGAGAAGTATTCTTGTAGCTGTTATGGAGCTTGGCGCAGACGAAGTATGCGTTGTCGGTCACCATGACTGCGGCATGAGTGCCCTTAACCCGGAGTCATTTCTTGAAAAAGCAAAAAACCGGGGAATTACCCAGGATAAAATTGATACGCTCCGTTATTCAGGAATTCAGCTTGATGATTGGCTGAAAGGGTTTAATAAAGTCGAAGACAGTGTAAAACACAGTGTAGACGTTATCCGCAACCACCCATTGCTTCCGGCTGATGTTCCTGTACACGGACTTGTGATTGATCCGTCTACAGGAAAGCTTGATTTAGTAGTGGACGGCTACGGCGTCTGA